gagagtgagagagagagggagagagagagagacagtgagagagggagagggagagagagggagagagagggagagagggagagagggagagagagagggagagagagagagagggagagagggcgagagagagagagagagagggagagagagagagggagagagagagagagggagagagagggagagagagggagagggagagggagagagagagagtgagtgagagagagagggagagagagagagagggagagagggcgagagagagagagagagggagagagagagagagggagagagagagagagtgagagagagagggagagagagagagacagtgagagagggagagggagagagagggagagagagggagagagggagagagagagggagagagagagagggagagagggagagagagagggagagggatagagagagagagggagagagggagagagggagagagagagggagagggagagagagagagggaggggaatgacatgcagggaaggagccacatGGGGTGCAAGggctaaccgctaggccaccgGTGCCCCAATTTATGGAATTTTTACCAAAGTAACTTCTGTGCATTCAACTATTTCCGTTTTATGTAGAGTCACAAAGtcagaaaagaaatgtaaaagtcaAGTCTGATGAAGCTGCACCTTAAAGAGTGAGGGATACAGCTCAGTAATAAAACACAAGTCTTGGATTTCTATTGAACCAGTTTTATTCTTGTTCTTCCAGGTGTTCCATATTTTCCATCACCGGCAGCAGTCGCACTGTTCGCCGGATTCTGACAGCCTGCGTCCTCTCTTTCCTGGCGCTGCTCGGCTCTGTGTCCATCGACCTCAGCTCCAACTTTGACCTGCTGCACACCACCGAAGCCGCCTACGATGAGCTGACCTCCTGCCGCACCATCGCCATCCTGCAACTCGTCAGCAAGCTGCAAGAGATGAGACGTTTGTTAAGCAGAGACGTAAACAACGAGACTCTGGAGGAGAGGTTTTCAGAGGTCGTGTTTCCCGTGTTCAGTCGTCTCTGTGCAGAAATGGCGGGTCACAGTAACGGACACGGGCTCTCCTGCGGTGTCGAGTTGGCTGGGTTTTGTCAGGACGTGTGGAGGAGCGTTCAAGGGTTTCTGAATGCTTCTTTGGATGCAAACAGCACCGGTGAAAACTGCACTTTCTCCCTGACCATCGAAAGACTGCTGGATATCTGGGGCACAACGGAAGAGATGGTCGTCAAAGTCAAACAGAATTCAAACTGGAGAGATGTACTTTCTGCAAGACTCCTGGTTAGATTCATAGAGCTAAACCACCAGTTGTTGGACTCCCCTCACATGGGGACTCAAACTGACTTTCGGCACAAGTGGACTGATGTACTCAGCTACCTCGGCTTTGCCAGACTTATGTCAGAGCGACTGAACGAGTGTTGGTTGGAGAACATAGAACTCAAGTTGAACTCAAGCAAATGTGAAAAACATCTGCATATTTTTGACACCAGTCTGTGGCAGATCTCTGACACGGACACTGAGCGTCTTTCTGGATCTCAAGCTGGAGTTGAAGCCCTCACAAACACTCGGCAGTGCCTGTTCGATCGAGCAGTGCCGTCTCTCAGGTTGGCCTCTCGGACCGTGTCTTCGGCCCTAAGTATGAGGGTCTGCCTGCTGGCCTTAGCCTGCCTCATCTACCCGGTGGTCTTGTTCTCCTTTAAGCAGATGACAGAGTGGATTCAGAACTACGCCCAAAACCTGAAGGAAAAGACGGAGGACCTGAAGCGGCAGAGACAGCTGGCCGAGGATCTGCTGCACCAAATGCTGCCCAAATCAGTTGCGAGGCAGCTCCGGCAGCAAAAACATGTGGAGGCCGAGAGCTATGATAGGGTCTGTGgttatttctgtttctctctttgtgctCAAGTTAAGAAGGCACCAAGCAAGAAAAATTAAGtcaatgaggaagtgcaaaatcttgcagttcctcaagtgtccactagatgctggctgcagaagcacaggaagtcacatacacacccattctaaaaagcctgtttttacagcagagactaacatgtttacagcctggttcaaaaaaccaaataggtgtgattagctcatgtctcgatcg
This region of Labrus bergylta chromosome 12, fLabBer1.1, whole genome shotgun sequence genomic DNA includes:
- the LOC136181056 gene encoding uncharacterized protein; this encodes MSSLDLMKTECFASGTLSSASFKRRFIKKSRVAPRGVSQDLEGDCQLCRCSIFSITGSSRTVRRILTACVLSFLALLGSVSIDLSSNFDLLHTTEAAYDELTSCRTIAILQLVSKLQEMRRLLSRDVNNETLEERFSEVVFPVFSRLCAEMAGHSNGHGLSCGVELAGFCQDVWRSVQGFLNASLDANSTGENCTFSLTIERLLDIWGTTEEMVVKVKQNSNWRDVLSARLLVRFIELNHQLLDSPHMGTQTDFRHKWTDVLSYLGFARLMSERLNECWLENIELKLNSSKCEKHLHIFDTSLWQISDTDTERLSGSQAGVEALTNTRQCLFDRAVPSLRLASRTVSSALSMRVCLLALACLIYPVVLFSFKQMTEWIQNYAQNLKEKTEDLKRQRQLAEDLLHQMLPKSVARQLRQQKHVEAESYDRVTIFFSDIVGFTSISASCTPLQVVEMLNNLYMCFDTRIDSYDVYKVETIGDAYMVVSGLPERNGDRHADEIAKMALDLVAAVRQVNVPHMPNQRLQLRAGIHTGPCVAGIVGYKMPRYCLFGDTVNTASRMESTSLPQKIHASSETYLALIKDNAYELQLRGEIDVKGKGKMNTYWLVGHKNYSVLNDSLVCHWNPNMARKKKKVASSDISMGNSSVTVQSLSENATTPVSMPSSVSNQTPPQTHTDKPELSVAAQMEPTSSHD